The Xanthomonas indica genome has a segment encoding these proteins:
- the ftsW gene encoding putative lipid II flippase FtsW: MNDAARQATRLEAIGGRYDPWLLGAAVALASLGVVMVGSSSIELTTSPFYYLSRHLLFLAGGVGLAIWAMRTELKNIEQYNQLLLLACFGLLLVVFVPGLGSTVNGARRWINLGISRFQTVEAVKVLYIVWLSSYLVRFRDEVNATWPAMLKPLGVAVALVGLLLLQPDFGSSTLLLAITAGMLVLGGVNLPRMSMPIVIGLPVFAFIAILEPYRLRRITSFLDPWADQLGSGYQLSNALMAVGRGELLGVGLGGSVQKLNYLPEAHTDFIFSVIAEELGFVGVCLIISLYALLVGRAFWLGMRCVEMKRHFSGYIAFGIGLWISLQSFVSVGVNLGILPTKGLTLPLISAGGSSVLMTCVAMGLLLRVSYELNRAERQVALVRSDAAMPVKQTVDNAEDLHAAREASASAVAAAIQGGAPGRGTSRMQPRVEPTFGRLG, encoded by the coding sequence ATGAACGACGCTGCCCGCCAAGCGACCCGCCTGGAGGCCATCGGTGGCCGCTACGACCCGTGGCTGCTCGGTGCCGCGGTGGCGCTGGCGTCGCTGGGCGTGGTGATGGTCGGCTCCAGCTCGATCGAGCTGACCACCAGCCCGTTCTACTACCTCAGCCGCCACCTGCTGTTCCTGGCCGGCGGTGTCGGCCTGGCGATCTGGGCGATGCGCACCGAACTGAAGAACATCGAGCAGTACAACCAGTTGCTGCTGCTGGCCTGCTTCGGCCTGCTGCTGGTGGTGTTCGTGCCCGGTCTCGGCAGCACCGTCAACGGCGCGCGGCGCTGGATCAACCTGGGCATCTCGCGCTTCCAGACCGTGGAAGCGGTGAAGGTGCTGTACATCGTGTGGCTGTCCAGCTACCTGGTGCGCTTCCGCGACGAGGTCAACGCGACCTGGCCGGCGATGCTCAAGCCGCTGGGCGTGGCGGTGGCGCTGGTCGGCCTGCTGCTGCTGCAGCCGGACTTCGGTTCCTCCACGCTGCTGCTGGCGATCACCGCCGGCATGCTGGTGCTGGGCGGGGTGAACCTGCCGCGCATGTCGATGCCGATCGTGATCGGCCTGCCGGTGTTCGCCTTCATCGCGATCCTCGAGCCGTACCGCCTGCGCCGCATCACCTCGTTCCTGGATCCGTGGGCCGACCAGCTCGGCTCCGGCTACCAGCTGTCCAACGCGCTGATGGCGGTGGGTCGCGGCGAACTGTTAGGGGTCGGCCTGGGCGGCTCGGTGCAGAAGCTCAACTATCTGCCGGAAGCGCATACCGACTTCATCTTCTCGGTCATCGCCGAAGAGCTGGGCTTCGTCGGCGTGTGCCTGATCATCTCGCTGTACGCGCTGCTGGTCGGCCGTGCGTTCTGGCTGGGCATGCGCTGCGTGGAGATGAAGCGCCATTTCTCCGGCTACATCGCCTTCGGCATCGGCCTGTGGATCAGCCTGCAGAGCTTCGTCTCGGTCGGCGTGAACCTGGGCATCCTGCCGACCAAGGGCCTGACCCTGCCGCTGATCTCCGCCGGCGGTTCCAGCGTGCTGATGACCTGCGTGGCGATGGGCCTGCTGCTGCGCGTGTCCTACGAACTCAATCGCGCCGAGCGCCAGGTGGCGCTGGTGCGCAGCGACGCGGCGATGCCGGTCAAGCAGACCGTGGACAACGCCGAGGACCTGCATGCCGCGCGCGAGGCCAGCGCCAGCGCGGTCGCCGCGGCGATCCAGGGCGGCGCCCCGGGGCGCGGCACCAGCCGCATGCAGCCGCGCGTCGAACCCACGTTCGGGAGGCTGGGATGA
- the murF gene encoding UDP-N-acetylmuramoyl-tripeptide--D-alanyl-D-alanine ligase, with product MKRLPLSMIAHWAGAELHGDDVAIDAISHDTRSLAAGSLYVALRGERFDGHAFVADAAARGASALLVERVQPQIELPQIVAADTELALARIAAGMQRGRATRVAAITGSNGKTSVKALLLAILQHACRIDGGSVYANPGNRNNEIGLPLAVIEAPDDADYAIYEMGAGKPGDIAYLTDIAPPQVSLVNNIAAAHLERMGSLLGVAQTKGAIYTALPADGTAVINADDAFGLWFEQRLPTGEARPQVLRFGLQPGAEIGAAQVRMAADRTQFVLTTPRGDVEATLPLPGRHNLQNALAAAALALALGVAPARIAGGLAQVQPVPGRQITHVLPNGAVLIDDSYNANPGSLAAAIDALAAAGGERWLVLGDMRELGAGAEALHASGGRRARDAGLTRLYALGPLSAHAAQAFGENGRVFDSHAALIEALQRDLAAVAGTRQTQDQEQEVKQMHETTGAPSHGALQPAAATLLVKGSRGSAMDTVVRALLNQAQEAPHAA from the coding sequence ATGAAGCGCCTACCGTTGTCGATGATCGCGCACTGGGCCGGCGCCGAGCTGCACGGCGACGACGTGGCGATCGACGCGATCAGCCACGACACCCGCAGCCTGGCCGCCGGCAGCCTGTACGTGGCGCTGCGTGGCGAGCGTTTCGACGGCCACGCCTTCGTTGCCGATGCCGCCGCGCGCGGCGCCAGCGCCTTGCTGGTGGAGCGCGTGCAGCCGCAGATCGAACTGCCGCAGATCGTCGCCGCCGACACCGAGCTGGCGTTGGCGCGCATCGCCGCCGGCATGCAGCGCGGCCGCGCCACCCGCGTGGCCGCGATCACCGGCAGCAACGGCAAGACCAGCGTCAAGGCACTGCTGCTGGCGATCCTGCAGCACGCCTGCCGCATCGACGGCGGCAGCGTCTACGCCAATCCCGGCAACCGCAACAACGAGATCGGCCTGCCGCTGGCGGTGATCGAGGCGCCGGACGACGCCGACTACGCCATCTACGAAATGGGCGCCGGCAAGCCGGGCGACATCGCCTATCTCACCGACATCGCGCCGCCGCAGGTGTCGCTGGTCAACAACATCGCCGCCGCGCACCTGGAGCGCATGGGCAGCCTGCTCGGCGTGGCGCAGACCAAGGGCGCCATCTACACCGCGCTGCCGGCCGACGGCACTGCGGTGATCAATGCCGACGATGCCTTCGGCCTGTGGTTCGAGCAGCGCCTGCCGACGGGCGAGGCGCGGCCGCAGGTGCTGCGCTTCGGCCTGCAGCCGGGCGCCGAGATCGGTGCCGCGCAGGTGCGCATGGCCGCCGATCGTACCCAGTTCGTGCTGACCACCCCGCGTGGCGATGTCGAGGCGACGCTGCCGCTGCCGGGCCGGCACAACCTGCAGAACGCCCTGGCCGCCGCCGCGCTGGCGCTGGCGCTGGGCGTGGCGCCGGCACGCATCGCCGGCGGCCTGGCGCAGGTGCAGCCGGTCCCCGGTCGGCAGATCACCCACGTGCTGCCCAACGGCGCGGTGCTGATCGACGACAGCTACAACGCCAACCCCGGCTCGCTGGCCGCGGCGATCGACGCGCTGGCCGCAGCCGGCGGCGAGCGCTGGCTGGTGCTGGGCGACATGCGCGAACTCGGCGCCGGCGCCGAAGCGCTGCACGCCAGCGGCGGCCGCCGGGCACGCGATGCCGGGCTGACCCGGCTGTATGCGCTGGGGCCGCTCAGCGCCCACGCCGCGCAGGCCTTCGGCGAGAACGGCCGGGTGTTCGACAGCCACGCGGCGCTGATCGAGGCGCTGCAGCGCGACCTGGCGGCCGTGGCCGGCACGCGACAAACGCAGGATCAAGAGCAGGAAGTGAAGCAGATGCATGAGACCACCGGCGCGCCGTCCCATGGCGCGCTCCAGCCGGCCGCGGCCACGCTCCTCGTCAAGGGCTCGCGCGGCAGCGCCATGGACACCGTGGTGCGTGCGCTGCTGAACCAGGCACAGGAGGCGCCGCATGCTGCTTGA
- the rsmH gene encoding 16S rRNA (cytosine(1402)-N(4))-methyltransferase RsmH — translation MRGQAQAGHLPVSQPSAAHVPVLFAQVLDGLQVIENGIYLDGTFGRGGHARGVLHKLGPGGRLLVMDKDPEAIAEAEHAFGADARVSIYRGSFAELGHWDAAVALDGVLFDLGVSSPQLDVAARGFSFGKDGPLDMRMDPDAGESAAQWLARADEREIADVLWTYGEERQSRRIARAIVARREKQPLTRTAELADLIAGVMPRGDSKTHPATRSFQAIRIHINRELADLETGLDAALARLKPGGRLAVISFHSLEDRIVKQFMQRHAKAPPSNRRLPEATTFVPTLRLHGGAIKADADELAVNPRARSAVLRVAEKLGIGSRESEIGKGESKSALPGTEGFRAQSTGSSPFPIPVSPFPPAHGALHRSAQ, via the coding sequence ATGCGCGGACAGGCGCAGGCCGGTCACCTCCCGGTGTCGCAACCATCGGCGGCGCATGTGCCGGTGTTGTTCGCGCAGGTCCTGGACGGGCTGCAGGTGATCGAAAACGGAATCTATCTGGATGGCACGTTCGGGCGTGGCGGACACGCGCGCGGGGTGCTGCACAAACTCGGCCCAGGAGGCCGGCTGCTGGTGATGGACAAGGACCCCGAGGCGATCGCCGAAGCCGAACATGCGTTCGGCGCCGACGCGCGCGTGTCCATCTATCGCGGCAGCTTCGCCGAACTGGGCCACTGGGACGCCGCGGTCGCCCTGGACGGGGTGCTGTTCGACCTGGGCGTGTCCTCGCCGCAGCTGGACGTGGCCGCGCGCGGCTTCTCCTTCGGCAAGGACGGCCCGCTGGACATGCGCATGGACCCCGACGCCGGCGAGAGCGCGGCGCAGTGGCTGGCGCGCGCCGACGAGCGCGAGATCGCCGACGTGCTGTGGACCTACGGTGAAGAGCGGCAGAGTCGGCGCATCGCCCGCGCCATCGTCGCCCGCCGCGAGAAGCAGCCGCTGACCCGCACCGCCGAACTGGCCGACCTGATCGCCGGCGTGATGCCGCGCGGTGACAGCAAGACCCACCCGGCCACGCGCAGCTTCCAGGCCATCCGCATCCACATCAACCGCGAGCTGGCCGATCTGGAAACCGGCCTGGACGCGGCGCTGGCCCGGCTCAAGCCCGGCGGCCGCCTGGCGGTGATCAGCTTCCACTCGCTGGAAGACCGCATCGTCAAGCAGTTCATGCAGCGCCACGCCAAGGCGCCGCCGAGCAACCGCCGCCTGCCCGAAGCCACCACCTTCGTGCCGACCCTGCGCCTGCACGGCGGCGCGATCAAGGCCGACGCCGACGAACTGGCGGTGAACCCGCGCGCGCGCAGCGCGGTGCTGCGGGTGGCCGAGAAGCTGGGAATCGGGAGTCGGGAATCGGAAATCGGTAAAGGCGAAAGCAAGAGCGCGCTTCCCGGGACGGAAGGTTTCCGTGCGCAGTCGACCGGCTCTTCCCCATTCCCCATTCCCGTTTCCCCATTCCCGCCGGCTCATGGCGCGCTCCACAGGAGCGCCCAATGA
- a CDS encoding penicillin-binding transpeptidase domain-containing protein produces the protein MNKTGRNRPRSNFNLRGRLALVGAALGLCSVTLIGRAAYVQLINSDFYQRQGEARYLRELPIATSRGMITDRNGEPLAVSTPVESIWVNPQELLRSPDRIPQLAQALELPVDELTAKLSQKADKEFMYLKRRINPDKAHAVVALGIPGVFSQREFRRFYPQGEAMAHVLGFTNIDDRGQEGLELAFDSWLRGKPGAKRVIRDRKGAIVESIDLVKPAQPGKDLTLSIDRRIQFLAYKELRNALVENKAAGGSIVIMDVATGEILAMVNLPTYNPNAVNGVNPDVRRNRAVTDLVEPGSTMKPLTISTALKAGVVTKDTLIDTNPGYMSVGRFTIKDVPRNNGVLTVTGVITRSSNIGAAKIAAKLPDQTFYDQVHSYGYGSSPHSGFPGESAGVFPSPARWSGSSKTTMSYGYGLSVTPLQIARAYCALGNGGRLVTPTFVKGQHEDSKQVLDPAIAKEVVAMMETVVTQGGAKGAAILGYHVAGKTGTARKAGPGGYERGHYNALFAGLVPASNPRFATVIVINDPQGAKYYGGLVSAPVFHNVMEGALRLMDVPPDDIQSWLAAQAAGKSGHAPPPAPVEPDPATVPDAAAEVDAALPSARAVAPPAPAPLQETRQ, from the coding sequence GTGAACAAGACCGGCCGCAACCGCCCCCGCAGCAACTTCAACCTGCGCGGCCGCCTGGCGCTGGTCGGCGCGGCGCTGGGCCTGTGTTCGGTGACGCTGATCGGCCGTGCGGCCTACGTGCAGTTGATCAACAGCGACTTCTACCAGCGCCAGGGCGAAGCGCGCTACCTGCGCGAACTGCCGATCGCCACCTCGCGCGGCATGATCACCGACCGCAACGGCGAGCCGCTGGCGGTGTCCACGCCGGTGGAATCGATCTGGGTCAACCCGCAGGAACTGCTGCGCAGCCCCGACCGCATCCCGCAGCTGGCGCAGGCGCTGGAGCTGCCGGTCGACGAACTGACCGCCAAGCTGTCGCAGAAGGCGGACAAGGAGTTCATGTACCTCAAGCGCCGGATCAATCCGGACAAGGCGCATGCGGTGGTCGCGCTGGGCATTCCCGGCGTGTTCTCGCAGCGCGAATTCCGCCGCTTCTACCCGCAGGGCGAAGCGATGGCGCACGTGCTGGGCTTCACCAACATCGACGACCGCGGCCAGGAAGGGCTGGAGCTGGCGTTCGATTCCTGGTTGCGCGGCAAGCCGGGCGCCAAGCGGGTGATTCGCGACCGCAAGGGCGCGATCGTCGAGAGCATCGACCTGGTCAAGCCGGCGCAGCCGGGCAAGGACCTGACCCTGAGCATCGACCGCCGCATCCAGTTCCTGGCCTACAAGGAACTGCGCAACGCGCTGGTCGAGAACAAGGCCGCCGGCGGCTCGATCGTGATCATGGACGTGGCCACTGGCGAGATCCTGGCCATGGTCAACCTGCCGACCTACAACCCCAATGCGGTCAACGGGGTCAACCCGGACGTGCGCCGCAACCGCGCGGTCACCGACCTGGTCGAGCCGGGCTCGACGATGAAGCCGCTGACCATCTCCACCGCGCTCAAGGCCGGGGTGGTGACCAAGGACACGCTGATCGACACCAACCCCGGCTACATGTCCGTGGGCCGCTTCACCATCAAGGACGTGCCGCGCAACAACGGCGTGCTGACCGTGACCGGGGTGATCACCCGCAGTTCCAACATCGGCGCGGCGAAGATCGCGGCCAAGCTGCCGGACCAGACCTTCTACGACCAGGTCCACAGCTACGGCTACGGCAGCTCCCCGCACAGCGGCTTCCCCGGCGAATCGGCCGGCGTGTTCCCGTCGCCGGCGCGCTGGAGCGGTTCGTCCAAGACCACCATGTCCTACGGCTACGGCCTGTCGGTGACGCCGCTGCAGATCGCCCGTGCCTATTGCGCGCTGGGCAACGGCGGCCGCCTGGTCACTCCGACCTTCGTCAAGGGCCAGCACGAGGACAGCAAGCAGGTGCTGGACCCGGCGATCGCCAAGGAAGTGGTGGCGATGATGGAGACCGTGGTCACCCAGGGCGGCGCCAAGGGCGCGGCGATCCTGGGCTACCACGTGGCCGGCAAGACCGGCACCGCGCGCAAGGCCGGCCCCGGCGGCTACGAGCGCGGCCACTACAACGCGCTGTTCGCGGGCCTGGTGCCGGCGAGCAACCCGCGCTTTGCCACGGTCATCGTCATCAACGACCCGCAGGGCGCCAAGTACTACGGCGGCCTGGTGTCGGCGCCGGTGTTCCACAACGTGATGGAAGGCGCGCTGCGCCTGATGGACGTGCCGCCGGACGATATCCAGTCGTGGCTGGCCGCACAGGCCGCCGGCAAGAGCGGCCATGCGCCGCCGCCGGCACCGGTGGAGCCGGATCCGGCCACCGTGCCCGACGCCGCCGCCGAGGTCGATGCCGCGCTGCCCAGCGCGCGCGCCGTGGCGCCGCCGGCGCCGGCACCGCTGCAGGAGACACGCCAGTGA
- the murG gene encoding undecaprenyldiphospho-muramoylpentapeptide beta-N-acetylglucosaminyltransferase — MSTVQGSRPVMILAGGTGGHIFPALAVAKVLRARGVPVVWLGAAGRMETRLVPEHGIELDTIEIGGLRGKGALALFGAPVRVLRAVRAAGFVLRRRAPRAVISFGGFAAGPGGLAARLLKLPLLVHEQNRAPGLTNKVLARVARRVLTGFPGSFATREEAVGNPVRAEIAALAPPAQRLAARHGAPRLLVLGGSQGARVLNQALPQALAALGVAVEVRHQCGEALREEAARAYADAGVAASVEAFIGDMAAAYAWADLVVCRAGASTLAELCAVGIGSVLVPFAAAVDDHQTRNAEYLVERGAAVLLKQDDALAGHLQRVLRDLLAQPAQRLAMAEAARELAKPDAAERIADIVLEEAGNGEPGMGNGYKHNQGQNHAVTHADTNTRQARIAASASLFPNPESRFPNPASAGGQQ, encoded by the coding sequence ATGAGCACGGTGCAGGGCAGTCGTCCGGTGATGATCCTCGCCGGCGGCACTGGCGGACACATCTTCCCCGCGCTGGCCGTGGCCAAGGTGCTGCGCGCGCGCGGCGTGCCGGTGGTGTGGCTGGGCGCGGCCGGGCGCATGGAAACGCGGCTGGTGCCGGAACACGGCATCGAGCTGGACACCATCGAGATCGGCGGACTGCGCGGCAAGGGCGCGCTGGCCCTGTTCGGCGCGCCGGTGCGGGTGCTGCGCGCGGTGCGCGCTGCCGGCTTCGTGCTGCGCCGGCGCGCGCCGCGCGCGGTGATCAGCTTCGGCGGCTTCGCGGCCGGTCCCGGTGGCCTGGCCGCGCGGCTGCTCAAGCTGCCGCTGCTGGTGCACGAACAGAACCGCGCGCCGGGCCTGACCAACAAGGTGCTGGCACGCGTGGCACGGCGTGTGCTGACCGGCTTCCCCGGCAGCTTCGCCACGCGCGAGGAAGCGGTAGGCAACCCGGTGCGCGCCGAGATCGCCGCACTGGCGCCGCCGGCGCAGCGCCTGGCCGCACGCCACGGCGCGCCGCGGCTGCTGGTGCTGGGCGGCAGCCAGGGCGCACGCGTGCTCAACCAGGCGTTGCCGCAGGCGCTGGCCGCGCTCGGCGTGGCCGTCGAGGTGCGCCACCAGTGCGGCGAAGCGCTGCGCGAGGAAGCCGCGCGCGCCTACGCCGACGCCGGCGTCGCCGCCAGCGTCGAAGCCTTCATTGGCGACATGGCTGCTGCCTACGCCTGGGCCGATCTGGTGGTGTGTCGCGCTGGCGCCTCGACCCTGGCCGAACTGTGCGCGGTCGGCATCGGCAGCGTGCTGGTGCCGTTCGCCGCCGCCGTCGACGACCACCAGACCCGCAACGCCGAATACCTGGTCGAGCGCGGCGCCGCCGTGCTGCTGAAGCAGGACGACGCCCTCGCCGGGCACTTGCAGCGCGTCCTGCGCGACCTGCTGGCGCAGCCGGCGCAGCGCCTGGCGATGGCCGAGGCCGCGCGCGAGCTGGCCAAGCCGGATGCGGCCGAGCGGATCGCGGACATCGTGCTCGAAGAAGCCGGGAATGGAGAACCGGGAATGGGGAATGGGTACAAGCACAATCAAGGGCAGAATCACGCAGTGAC
- the ftsL gene encoding cell division protein FtsL, translating to MSRLLLLVLLACTIASAIGVVYMRHRHRQLFVELSRLEHNRDELNIEFGRLQLEQATWAESNRVDQVARERLGMKFPETGDIVVVRP from the coding sequence ATGAGCCGGCTGCTGCTGCTCGTGCTGCTCGCCTGCACCATTGCCTCGGCGATCGGGGTGGTGTACATGCGCCATCGCCATCGCCAGTTGTTCGTGGAGCTGTCGCGGCTGGAGCACAACCGCGACGAACTGAACATCGAGTTCGGCCGGCTGCAGCTGGAGCAGGCGACCTGGGCCGAGAGCAATCGCGTCGACCAGGTCGCGCGCGAGCGGCTGGGGATGAAGTTCCCCGAGACCGGCGACATCGTGGTGGTGCGCCCGTGA
- a CDS encoding UDP-N-acetylmuramoyl-L-alanyl-D-glutamate--2,6-diaminopimelate ligase, with amino-acid sequence MTRAMSLSQLLPGVALSHDVQVSGLVMDSRAVRPGDAFVAIAGFGAHGLGFVEQARANGAVAVLYDPPAPAELPAPADAIAVPGLRARMGAMADQFHGHPSQTMTMVGVTGTNGKTSTVQLLAQAWHLLGARSGSIGTLGAGLYGQVQPTGFTTPLVLPLHALLAQLRDAGAQAVAMEVSSHALDQGRVDAVHFDVAVFTNLTRDHLDYHGDMAGYGAAKARLFATPGLKSAVINLDDAFGRELLAKLDPALRRIAVSSRGQDGAEVRAEALRLDARGIGFTLVIGEERHPLQSPLLGRFNVDNLLAVAGALHALDVAPVRIAATLAQLQPIRGRMNRLGGNGAQPLVVVDYAHTPDALEQALQSLRAHAQGRITCVFGCGGERDTGKRPQMAAIAQRLAERVVVTDDNPRGEDGDAIVADILAGFDGMQTVQVQRDRAQAIAMAVAAAGAEDIVLIAGKGHEPYQEIAGVRHPFDDTEVAAQALRAHAAEAAR; translated from the coding sequence GTGACCCGCGCCATGTCGCTGTCGCAACTGCTGCCGGGTGTGGCGCTGTCGCACGATGTGCAGGTGTCCGGGCTGGTCATGGACAGCCGCGCGGTGCGCCCGGGCGATGCCTTCGTGGCGATCGCCGGGTTCGGCGCGCACGGCCTGGGCTTCGTCGAGCAGGCGCGCGCCAACGGCGCCGTCGCCGTGCTGTACGACCCGCCGGCCCCGGCCGAGCTGCCGGCGCCGGCCGACGCGATCGCGGTGCCGGGCCTGCGCGCGCGCATGGGCGCGATGGCCGACCAGTTCCACGGCCATCCGTCGCAGACCATGACCATGGTCGGGGTCACCGGCACCAACGGCAAGACCTCCACCGTGCAGTTGCTGGCGCAGGCCTGGCACCTGCTGGGCGCGCGCAGCGGCAGCATCGGCACGCTCGGCGCCGGCCTGTACGGGCAGGTGCAGCCGACCGGCTTCACCACGCCGCTGGTGCTGCCGCTGCACGCGCTGCTGGCGCAGCTGCGCGACGCCGGCGCGCAGGCGGTGGCGATGGAGGTCAGCTCGCACGCGCTCGACCAGGGCCGCGTGGACGCGGTGCATTTCGACGTGGCGGTGTTCACCAATCTCACCCGCGACCATCTCGACTACCACGGCGACATGGCCGGCTACGGCGCGGCCAAGGCGCGTCTGTTCGCCACGCCGGGGCTGAAGTCGGCGGTGATCAACCTGGACGACGCGTTCGGCCGCGAGTTGCTGGCCAAGTTGGACCCGGCGCTGCGCCGCATCGCGGTCAGTTCGCGCGGCCAGGACGGCGCCGAGGTGCGCGCCGAGGCGCTGCGCCTGGACGCGCGCGGCATCGGCTTCACCCTGGTGATCGGCGAGGAGCGGCATCCGCTGCAGTCGCCGTTGCTGGGCCGTTTCAACGTCGACAACCTGCTGGCCGTGGCCGGCGCGCTGCATGCGTTGGACGTGGCGCCGGTGCGCATCGCCGCCACCCTGGCGCAACTGCAGCCGATCCGCGGGCGCATGAACCGGCTCGGCGGCAACGGTGCGCAGCCGCTGGTGGTGGTCGACTACGCGCACACCCCCGACGCGCTGGAGCAGGCGCTGCAGAGCCTGCGCGCGCACGCGCAGGGCCGCATCACCTGCGTGTTCGGCTGCGGCGGCGAGCGCGACACCGGCAAGCGTCCGCAGATGGCGGCGATCGCGCAGCGCCTGGCCGAGCGCGTGGTGGTCACCGACGACAACCCGCGTGGCGAGGACGGCGATGCCATCGTCGCCGACATCCTGGCCGGCTTCGACGGCATGCAGACGGTGCAGGTGCAGCGCGACCGCGCGCAGGCGATCGCCATGGCGGTCGCCGCCGCCGGCGCCGAGGACATCGTGCTGATCGCCGGCAAGGGCCACGAGCCCTACCAGGAGATCGCCGGCGTGCGTCATCCGTTCGACGACACCGAGGTCGCCGCGCAGGCCCTGCGCGCGCATGCGGCGGAGGCGGCCCGATGA
- the mraY gene encoding phospho-N-acetylmuramoyl-pentapeptide-transferase, whose translation MLLELARWLQQLESMFGLFGYLTFRGILAALTSLFLSLWLGPAVIRKLAQFKGGQPIRQDGPQTHFSKAGTPTMGGSLILLTVLLSVLLWGDLRNRYVWLVLAVMLAFGVIGWYDDWIKIVRRDPNGLKSRWKYLLQSIFGLAAGLFLYYTADVPAAITFYIPMFKSIALPLAGISFVAIAYFWIVGFSNAVNLTDGLDGLAIMPTVLVACALGVFAYASGNAVFSAYLKIPTIPGAGELIIICAAIAGAGLGFLWFNTYPAMVFMGDIGALALGAVLGTIAVIVRQELVLVIMGGVFVIETLSVMIQVASFKLTGKRVFRMAPIHHHFELKGWPEPRVIVRFWIISVVLVLVGLATLKVR comes from the coding sequence ATGCTGCTTGAACTCGCCCGCTGGCTGCAGCAGCTCGAAAGCATGTTCGGGCTGTTCGGCTATCTGACCTTCCGCGGCATCCTCGCGGCGCTGACCTCGCTGTTCCTGTCGCTGTGGCTGGGCCCGGCGGTGATCCGCAAGCTGGCGCAGTTCAAGGGCGGCCAGCCGATCCGCCAGGACGGCCCGCAGACCCACTTCTCCAAGGCCGGCACCCCGACCATGGGCGGCTCGCTGATCCTGCTCACCGTGCTGCTGTCGGTGCTGCTGTGGGGCGACCTGCGCAACCGCTATGTGTGGCTGGTGCTGGCGGTGATGCTGGCGTTCGGCGTGATCGGCTGGTACGACGACTGGATCAAGATCGTGCGCCGCGACCCGAACGGGCTGAAGTCGCGCTGGAAGTACCTGCTGCAGTCGATCTTCGGCCTGGCCGCCGGCCTGTTCCTGTACTACACCGCCGACGTGCCGGCGGCGATCACCTTCTACATCCCGATGTTCAAGTCGATCGCGCTGCCGCTGGCCGGGATCAGCTTCGTCGCCATCGCGTACTTCTGGATCGTCGGCTTCTCCAATGCGGTCAACCTGACCGACGGCCTGGACGGCCTGGCGATCATGCCGACCGTGCTGGTGGCCTGCGCGCTGGGCGTGTTCGCCTATGCCTCGGGCAACGCGGTGTTCTCCGCCTACCTGAAGATCCCGACCATCCCCGGCGCCGGCGAACTGATCATCATCTGCGCGGCGATCGCCGGCGCGGGCCTGGGCTTCCTGTGGTTCAACACCTATCCGGCGATGGTGTTCATGGGCGACATCGGCGCGCTGGCGCTGGGCGCGGTGCTGGGCACCATCGCGGTGATCGTGCGCCAGGAACTGGTGCTGGTGATCATGGGCGGCGTGTTCGTCATCGAGACCCTGTCGGTGATGATCCAGGTCGCCTCGTTCAAGCTCACCGGCAAGCGCGTGTTCCGCATGGCGCCGATCCACCACCACTTCGAGCTGAAGGGCTGGCCGGAGCCGCGGGTGATCGTGCGCTTCTGGATCATTTCGGTGGTGCTGGTGCTGGTTGGCCTGGCCACGTTGAAGGTGCGCTGA